One window of Salmo salar chromosome ssa11, Ssal_v3.1, whole genome shotgun sequence genomic DNA carries:
- the LOC106563107 gene encoding cholesterol 25-hydroxylase-like protein 2 yields the protein MNPLRLLDFSWDTMSAGGLFSGVSLPWMSHLTVANLTLTLGLGLPEQSVLQPAWDYLLQHHQAELRSPLFPVVISVSTYLLLVTLYTLLDLLAPSWPALNSYKLHPDRPVTWDNIWTTLYLTAYNHLVYIFPAAVGQWLWRPPIPLPRDAPTLMSFLLGILGCMVVFDFQFYLWHLLHHRVPWLYRTFHAMHHQYLQPFSLVTQYVSAWELISSGFWTTVDPLLLQCHCLTAWGFMVFTICVSTEDHCGYDFPWSLHRLVPFGLWGGPPKHDAHHRMPGTNFAPFFSHWDWLGGTNMVPTPSKDKYVEEGLKGRKDKGA from the coding sequence ATGAATCCTCTGAGACTATTAGACTTTAGTTGGGACACAATGAGTGCAGGCGGTTTGTTCAGCGGTGTGTCTCTCCCCTGGATGTCTCACCTGACCGTGGCTAACCTTACCCTGACCCTGGGTCTGGGGCTCCCGGAGCAGTCCGTCCTCCAGCCGGCGTGGGACTACCTTCTGCAGCACCACCAGGCTGAGCTGCGGAGCCCTCTGTTCCCTGTggtcatctctgtctctacctacctTCTCCTGGTGACCCTCTACACTCTGCTAGACCTCCTGGCCCCCAGCTGGCCAGCCCTCAACAGCTACAAGCTCCACCCAGACAGACCTGTCACCTGGGACAACATCTGGACCACCCTGTATCTCACGGCCTACAACCACCTGGTCTATATCTTTCCTGCTGCTGTGGGCCAGTGGCTGTGGAGGCCTCCTATCCCGCTCCCCCGTGACGCACCCACTCTAATGAGCTTCCTCCTGGGCATCCTGGGGTgcatggtggtctttgacttccAGTTCTACCTTTGGCATCTTCTACACCACAGAGTCCCATGGCTGTACCGTACCTTCCACGCCATGCACCACCAGTACCTTCAGCCCTTCAGCCTGGTTACCCAGTACGTGTCCGCCTGGGAGCTGATTAGCTCGGGCTTCTGGACCACTGTGGACCCCCTCCTGCTGCAGTGCCACTGCCTGACCGCTTGGGGCTTCATGGTGTTCACCATCTGTGTGTCCACTGAGGACCACTGTGGCTACGACTTCCCCTGGTCGCTGCACCGCCTGGTGCCCTTCGGCCTGTGGGGCGGACCCCCCAAACACGACGCTCACCACCGGATGCCCGGGACAAACTTCGCCCCGTTCTTCTCCCACTGGGACTGGCTGGGGGGGACTAACATGGTGCCCACCCCCTCCAAAGATAAATATGTTGAGGAAGGTCTGAAAGGGAGGAAGGATAAAGGAGCTTGA
- the LOC106563094 gene encoding protein S100-A1-like, whose product MLLIDFSSAFTSKLILSSEPWVHLIQKPCARVLLITILPSRLQGAVDSRTVFYNYSGSDGDKHKLNKGELKQLLNSELTVFLTSQKDPMLLEKIMNALDSHKENEVDFNEFVVLVATLTVACNDFFQEQQKKKVN is encoded by the exons atgctactCATCGACTTCAGCTCAGCCTTCACCTCCAAGCTCATCCTTAGCTCGGAGCCCTGG gtacacttgattcagaagccctgcgcTCGGG tactacttaTCACCATCCTGCCAAGCCGACTTCAAGgtgctgtggacagtagaacagttTTCTACAACTACTCCGGGAGCGATGGAGACAAACACAAGCTCAACAAGGGAGAGCTGAAACAACTCTTGAACAGTGAACTCACTGTCTTCCTCACG TCTCAGAAAGACCCCATGCTGCTGGAGAAGATCATGAATGCTCTGGACTCCCACAAAGAGAACGAGGTGGACTTCAATGAGTTTGTGGTTCTGGTGGCGACCCTGACCGTAGCCTGCAATGACTTCTTCCAGGAGCAGCAGAAGAAGAAAGTCAACTAA